Proteins encoded together in one Solanum lycopersicum chromosome 7, SLM_r2.1 window:
- the LOC138337400 gene encoding secreted RxLR effector protein 161-like: MGKLNFFLGLQIKQTPVGTSIHQQKYIKELLKKYDMNEAKSNDTPIGTTTNLDKDEPGSPVNDTRYKGMIGSLLYLTASRPDIVFSVGVCARFQSCPKESHLKVVKRILRYLKGTMNLVLWYPTGDSSDLKGYADADYAGHMVDRKSTCGMTHFLGQCLISWATRKQNSVALSTAEAEYVAAASCCALLLWIKQQLKDFGIKTGCIPILCYNTSAMNMAKNLVQHKRTKHIDVDITSFMIMLKKKHSDEVLQN; encoded by the coding sequence ATGGGCAAGCTAAACTTCTTTTTAGGACTCCAAATTAAACAAACTCCAGTTggaacatcaattcatcaacaaaAGTACATCAAGGAATTATTGAAGAAGTATGatatgaatgaagctaagtcaAATGACACACCCATTGGGACAACAACAAATCTTGATAAAGATGAACCAGGTTCACCAGTAAATGACACTAGATATAAAGGTATGATTGGATCACTCCTATACCTTACTGCCAGTAGACCTGATATAGTGTTCAGTGTGGGTGTATGTGCACGGTTTCAGTCCTGTCCCAaggaatcacatctaaaagtTGTCAAAAGAATCTTGAGATATTTAAAAGGCACAATGAACCTGGTTCTTTGGTATCCAACTGGTGACTCTTCTGATTTAAAAGGATATGCTGACGCAGATTATGCAGGACATATGGTAGATAGAAAAAGTACCTGTGGGATGACACACTTTTTAGGACAATGTCTAATATCTTGGGCAACTAGAAAACAAAATTCGGTTGCTTTATCCACTGCTGAGGCTGAGTATGTAGCAGCTGCTTCATGTTGTGCCCTACTTCTTTGGATAAAACAACAGCTTAAAGATTTTGGCATAAAAACAGGTTGTATTCCTATTCTATGTTATAATACAAGTGCTATGAACATGGCTAAAAACCTAGTTCAACACAAACGCACCAAACACATAGATGTAGACATCACTTCCTTCAtgataatgttgaaaaagaAACACAGTGATGAAGTTCTGCAAAACTGA